In the Phaseolus vulgaris cultivar G19833 chromosome 7, P. vulgaris v2.0, whole genome shotgun sequence genome, one interval contains:
- the LOC137830020 gene encoding phytosulfokine receptor 2 yields MDNAFQAIVAAIGSFFIVSLLLVGAIMLCQQYRNSSKARTRHRSTTPAPTRDASFSLAVVDASWSSDPNLIKITWEELAVATENFSPHLIVGDGSFGLVYKARLSTNALVAVKKLSPDAFQGFREFRAEMETLSKLNHPNIVRILGYWASGPERLLVYEFIEKGNLDQWLHEPDPSRTPLSWETRVNIIRGVAHGLSYLHGLEKPVIHRDIKASNILLDSKFHAHIADFGLARRIDKTHSHVSTQFAGTMGYMPPEYIEGSNVANTKVDVYSFGILMIETMSSHRPNLPMKLGENAIGIVQWAKKMREQNAEMDMVDVNISREGLSEESVREYVRIACECTSAMQKERPEMPQVLQCFSSIPPNLFISS; encoded by the coding sequence ATGGACAACGCTTTCCAAGCCATCGTCGCCGCCATAGGCAGCTTCTTCATCGTCTCGCTACTCCTTGTCGGAGCCATCATGCTCTGCCAGCAGTACCGCAACTCCTCCAAAGCCCGCACCCGCCACAGATCAACCACACCCGCGCCCACCCGCGACGCCTCTTTCTCTCTCGCCGTTGTCGACGCCAGCTGGTCCTCCGACCCCAACCTCATCAAGATCACGTGGGAGGAGCTCGCCGTCGCCACCGAAAACTTCTCCCCGCACCTCATCGTCGGCGACGGCAGCTTCGGCCTTGTCTACAAGGCCCGCCTCTCCACCAACGCCCTCGTCGCCGTCAAGAAGCTCTCCCCCGACGCCTTCCAGGGCTTCCGCGAGTTCAGGGCGGAGATGGAAACCCTAAGCAAGCTCAACCACCCAAACATCGTCAGAATCCTCGGGTACTGGGCCTCCGGCCCAGAACGTTTACTCGTCTATGAGTTCATCGAAAAGGGAAACCTCGATCAGTGGCTCCACGAGCCCGATCCCTCTCGCACCCCCCTGTCCTGGGAAACTCGCGTCAACATCATCCGCGGCGTGGCCCACGGGCTTTCCTACCTCCACGGGCTCGAGAAGCCCGTCATTCATCGCGACATAAAGGCCAGCAACATCTTGCTGGACTCCAAGTTCCATGCCCACATCGCTGACTTTGGGCTGGCCCGCAGGATCGATAAAACGCACTCCCACGTTTCCACACAGTTCGCGGGCACAATGGGCTACATGCCGCCCGAATACATTGAAGGGTCGAATGTGGCGAACACGAAGGTGGATGTTTATAGTTTTGGGATTTTGATGATTGAGACCATGTCCAGTCACCGGCCCAATTTGCCGATGAAATTGGGCGAGAATGCAATTGGGATTGTCCAGTGGGCGAAAAAGATGAGGGAGCAAAATGCGGAGATGGATATGGTTGATGTGAATATTTCAAGAGAAGGGTTGAGTGAGGAGAGTGTTAGGGAGTATGTACGCATCGCTTGTGAGTGTACCAGTGCGATGCAGAAGGAAAGACCCGAAATGCCACAAGTTCTCCAATGCTTCTCCTCCATCCCACCCAATCTTTTTATCTCATCCTAA